A single genomic interval of Megalobrama amblycephala isolate DHTTF-2021 linkage group LG15, ASM1881202v1, whole genome shotgun sequence harbors:
- the chst1 gene encoding carbohydrate sulfotransferase 1: MQCSWKAVILLALVSIAIQYTAIRTFTAKPFHICPVPNPLNCGLGQDVESFDRMCDEYPYFNYNSSRKTHILILATTRSGSSFVGQLFNQHSDVFYLFEPLYHVQTTLIPHLSPSRYAVERRVMLGASRDLLRSLYNCDLYFLESYIKPQPANHTTDKLFRRGASKALCSMPVCDAFSPNDGNIEEGDCVRKCASLNLTLATESCRERRHVAIKTVRIPEVNDLKALIEDPRLNLKVIQLVRDPRGILSSRIETFRDTYRLWRIWRATGRKPYNLDLTQLTTVCDDFLNSVSTGLSRPPWLRGRYMLVRYEDLARNPLQKTKEVYEFLGLSLEKSVVDWIHNNTRGNNDVSAKHKYGTLRDSAANAESWRLKLSHDIVDYTQTVCQHILDELGYKAVNSPEELKNMSLSLIEDKTFIPFL; the protein is encoded by the coding sequence ATGCAATGTTCCTGGAAGGCTGTGATTCTGCTTGCATTGGTGTCCATAGCGATCCAATACACAGCAATCAGGACTTTCACAGCCAAGCCTTTTCATATATGTCCTGTTCCTAACCCTTTGAACTGTGGTTTGGGACAGGATGTGGAGTCCTTCGATCGGATGTGTGATGAGTACCCGTATTTTAATTACAATTCCTCCAGGAAGACTCACATCCTCATCTTGGCGACCACCCGTAGTGGCTCCTCTTTCGTTGGACAGTTGTTCAACCAGCACTCAGATGTGTTTTATCTTTTTGAACCGCTCTATCATGTCCAAACGACCTTAATCCCTCACCTTTCTCCCAGCAGATACGCTGTTGAGCGCAGAGTGATGCTGGGAGCCAGTCGTGACCTTCTTAGAAGCTTGTACAACTGCGACTTGTATTTCTTAGAGAGTTACATCAAACCGCAGCCGGCAAACCACACCACGGATAAACTCTTTCGACGAGGAGCCAGCAAAGCCCTCTGCTCTATGCCGGTCTGTGATGCCTTCAGCCCCAATGATGGCAATATAGAAGAGGGCGATTGTGTTCGAAAGTGTGCCTCCCTTAACTTGACCCTAGCTACCGAATCGTGTCGGGAAAGACGCCACGTGGCCATTAAAACAGTGCGTATTCCAGAGGTCAACGATCTTAAGGCACTGATTGAGGACCCTCGGCTTAATCTGAAAGTTATCCAGCTGGTGAGGGACCCGCGTGGAATACTATCTTCGAGGATTGAAACCTTTCGGGACACATACCGCCTATGGCGGATCTGGAGAGCCACAGGCCGTAAACCCTACAACTTGGATTTGACTCAGCTCACAACAGTGTGTGACGACTTCCTGAACTCGGTGTCCACAGGCTTAAGCCGGCCACCGTGGCTTCGAGGACGGTACATGCTGGTGAGATACGAGGACCTGGCCAGGAATCCGCTCCAAAAAACCAAGGAGGTTTATGAATTCCTTGGTCTTTCTTTGGAAAAAAGTGTGGTGGACTGGATACATAACAACACAAGAGGCAATAACGACGTGTCAGCAAAGCATAAGTACGGCACGTTGAGGGACTCGGCGGCCAACGCAGAGAGCTGGAGGTTGAAATTGTCTCATGACATAGTTGATTACACACAAACTGTTTGTCAGCACATTTTAGATGAGCTCGGCTACAAAGCTGTCAACTCCCCCGAGGAGCTGAAAAACATGTCGCTCTCTCTCATTGAGGACAAAACCTTCATACCTTTTTTGTAA